The window AGAAATCACTTAATAAACCATGcaataaagtttcatttttaaaatttagcttTGTTGGCTCGAGACtcatatttgattattaataaagCTTCCAATACCTAACTAGAAACGTACATAAATGTTGAATCTAACTTCAtacttcaaacaaaaacttgaaggcattaaaagcaaacaaaactaacattgttaagatttcaaaaatagaaatagaaaaagataaCAAAGGTGTTAACATTTCTAGGAAGCAACAAAGCCAGAAATTgtataattcaaaaatatttgtaaaagttgGGCATCCCATGAGGACCATGGAAGTTCACAtctatcaaatatcaaatatcaaatgtaATGtcaacttattattattccaaCTATTGTTAAAAATGACATCTCACTTCTTTGATTTTAGGCAAAGAGACAAACAGTTGGTTTAAACTTTAATGCAAATAGAGAAAACACAGCTCATAACAAATATCaatcttctttatttctttattcaaaTGTGTTCTAAATTACCAATTTAATGCTCATCAATTTTAACTTCTatactatttcttttcaatgtatggtagaaaattttaaatatttttagtatgtATCTAATCATTATTTGTAACATCTAACgaaattcattttgttaattaacgACATATAAATCGAAACAAATGGCATAATTGTCTTGTGGATGGTGGTTTTCAAATCACACACGATCGAATGTTCAAAACATCGAATATGGAAAGCTAAATCATGAGTAACATAATTACAATTTGATTAACCTAAAGGAATCTCTCGATAGAACCACATAAATGGAGCTCTCTAAGcaaatcaatgaaattatgaaCCTCATTTGCAAAACTAGAATTCCCAATCAAAAGATTCCAAAGAATTTTTGGAGTCAGTTTTGACTCAAGATAAGGAAAATACTAGTTTCAAGAGCTTTGGAAACACCGTTAAAGATGACAATGGTCTTTGCTAGATCTGCTAGTAGTTTATGTCAAAGGCAAATGACTTTCCATAGCAACCATAAAATTTATCCGCATGAATCAGGAACAATGACATAGACACTCACTCCGTCATCCAAAAAAGTTGCATCATAGTTCACCTTATAGGATCCTAGCTAGGGGAAGAGTTGATTAACGAGCGGCCTTCTCAACGAAAAGGAGAGGATGACCTAGTTGTGGGTGGTGAACCTAGTgaaattttcatgtttttagttttaaaaaaaatgacaataaatttacattttgcaaattcaaaacacatattttttcaagattgGGGGATTAGAAAGAGGTAATTTTTCCATTGATCACTATGATACTTAACCacaattaaattttcactaaataattagttttattcttAACGTGAATGTCTactaaatttcataatttttatccctactaaaagtaattttcaaatttcactttcgttcttttaaattagttagttattttaaattatataataaacattaatacCAAACTAAATGGAAAGAAACCttaaatgtaaaatgtaaCCTTTTCAAAACCTACAACTATTTAGaactatttaaatcaaactttaagtataatgttttgaaacatattgaacaaatgaaaactagactctaaaaaatatttttttcccccTCTTCCCCTTCTTTTAAGTACAATAATGAAACTTTAAGAACCAAATtggaacaaaaattaaatcccaaagtgtaaaattataatatttttaaatctagaaattaaatttgaaactaaactcaaaatcagaataagatgaaaactAAATCAAAGATGTTGGATTCAACTACAAACGTATAGGGTTCAAAAGATTTGGGTGTGGTTTGTTGCACTCTTAGGctataatataatgtttttgtGGAAAGAAGAGAAGTAACTAAGGAACCACTTTGATACAACCCTTCTTATTCATAACATATATGAGATCTGCCAATAAATACACATTTAACGAAACAAATTAAGTAATCATTTATGTAATTAAACATTGCCTCATCTCCAATACAAACAACTATAGGcttacaaaaaattaaagccTGTCATTTGAGAAGCTTTCATAACCTCATTCacctatatatttttacaataatctCTACCTATGACAAAATTCAGACCGATGGAGTCTCAACAACGCTGGGAGGATCTCTGTTTATACTCCACTGGGAAAATCAGCACCGAATCTAAACAGAGCCCACCTTTTGTGTGCGTGCAGTCGATCTGAGTCATAGAGAATTTGATTCTCGTCGATTCGTTTCGAGCATCGACATTGAAATTACCTGCATGATGAAGAGTCCATTTCCCAGCTTCTTCTAAATAGCATTGAGTTTTCGCATGCTGACCATCTGAGGTCCAAAGCTGGAATTGCACGGGCTTTATGTTCCAACCATGAACGTGCTCAAGGTTATAGATTCGACGGCCAAATCTCTTTGATGTCCGACCCAATTGCAGCCTGAAATATAGGCTGTAACTTCCTGGTGGAAACGGAAACTCCACCTCTCCACCAACTTCAAACCACCATATTTGCTGAAGATATGCAACGGTGTGGAACCTACAAGCAAGAAAACGAAAAACAGTTGTCAGTTCCAACTCAACAGCGCAAGCAATAAAACCTTGAATGGAATGTGAATTAGGGCTCAAGAGTGATCTCAAGATTTAGATAGTTCAAGTACTTCAAACAATTAGTTATCTTTTAATATATCtggattctatcaatttcATATCCGTACGAGCCTTGAACAAGGCAAACCATGCATCTTCCTTATACATATCCCTCCAGTTCTATCAGCTTCAAAAGATCATTAAATGTCAATGAGATAACAAGGCTCCATCCAGAACACTACTGAAAACGATATGGATACACGTAAGAAACGCTTTGAATAAGCATTCCCTTTAGGATGTCTAGGGGTAGAGagttaaatataatttccACATGAATCAAGATAAAACCTAACATCAGGTCAATCATTATTCTAACATTCCACAGGAATCGTTATGCCTCAAAGAAACAGATGtaacaaaatgatattaataaaaagCAAGATCCAGAAAAATATTCCATGAAATCCATCACCATTTTAAACAGGAATGATAAAACAACAAGCACAGATTGATAACCACATCCTAATTCCACAAGATTCATTGCAATGCAATCAAAAGACATAAACAAATTAGTTCAGTTTCAATATTGATAGATGAATCTGATTTACCTCGATTCTTCAGTGGAGATACGATTCCAATACCTCCGATCATCAATCCCAGTAATCCTCAAATCCATAGAAGAAATCGATAAGCAAATACCACCTGAATATTTATCCAGCCAAACATTCTgaaacaaaaacgaaaataaCAGAAAGTCTTACAATTTGCCCTAATTATACAAAACCAAAGAAGAcccatcaaaacataaatgaaattacCTTATTTCCACCATCTAATGGATTGAGCCGACAAAGTCTCGTATAAATCTCTCTTTTACTCATAATCAAAGCAACATCCCCAATCAGTCGTTGAACAAGAACACTATAATTAGAGGGCAACTTAGAATCCCAAACGAAATCAGCCCAAGACGCGGCACGAAAAGCCCGATTCATCTTCCCAAGTACACAAATCTCCACGGGAGTCAAATACTTCAAAACATCCGCCGCACAGCTCTCCGGCAGGTCTCCGAGACCGGGGAAGGGCGAGGGGGACGGTGGGTGAGAGCCATTATGGAGGcggaaaaaaagagagaaattaagacccattagagaaagaagaggatCATGAGAGAAAAAGGATGAAAGGGGTTGTTTGTATAAggggaaaaagagagaaagaaggtAATGGGGGGTTGCTAGGATTCGTGAGATAAAGAGAAAACTGAGGGTGAAGAGGTATTTGTTTTgtgaaaagaaagttgaaggaATACAGCGAGGAATGATATGGACGGAAAGCAGAGACGGATGCTGAGTAGATATTTGGGGAATTGaagattatttttcaaaagagaaagaaaagaagggaaGAATTTTGGTTGTGGATTGTGGACTTTGATGCCAATCTTTTTCCTTCCAACAACAaatatttcttccttttcttttcaaaccataaatctattcattttatttttttgttacaacGCTTTCAAATTGATAATAAACTCTTCAAAATTAGatgtcaattttattattttaatcttattcAATTATaacactaattttaaattatatatagttttagttataaagaaTTTGGTGGGAAATGTATGATGTGGATCCATCTCATATAcatatcttttttctcttaatttatttgggtgctgtttgtttgtgtttggtttaaatattcttttggaAAAACTACTCTTTTTCTTAgtgttgaattttgaaatctaggttgttgaattttaagaatatgcgtcttttactataaaaagttttcaacaaaactaaactttttaatcctaacattagttttttaaaaatcagtccatctaattattttaaatagttgtatgatatttttaaattcaaaaaaaaatctctctctccctcaaattactttttcatttctttttctcatataaaataacatataattaatattaacaattttttcaaaagtaaaaaactatttaccaCAACTcacttataataaaatttatttttttaaaacatatattgttaaaagGTTGAGATTAAAAGGATGTATTATTGAGAAAGGattaactaaactaaaattacatttttcatttaatctaACCTCTacatgtatataattttttttcaaattaattcgTCCTTTTCACTTTAATTCTAAAAGAGTGGTGCGACCAAAATCTCATTTGTTATCGCCgaaatcacttttttcttcaaaaattgatatttggaaaacgttgaatttgattttttttaaaaaaatctaaaattgtttgattaatATCTTATTCTAAGATggtcatttttttcaatacacTACTGGTGAATTCTATATGTTCTATTATGGAAGGGTTTAATTTGTCATTACCATTCAATATCTTATCTTATAACCCATTGGAAAATTCTTAttatatcaatcaatttttcattaaaatgttaataatggtggcataaaataagaatatataacaaattttctatttgttcaattttgcataagtaaaagtaaatataatataacattagtataagttaaaaaaagactaatataaatttatattatacttaTTAATAATGttgtaaaagataaaagaatgtGGAGcactaattttcttcttttaaagaaaatggagcACTCAttgattgttttatttcatattctatacCATTATCAAATCTATTTCTCAAGTTGGATTAGAATATAGTATTCCATCAAATTGTTTAGTTAAGAATCAAGATAGGATAAGCACCAATCACCAAGAATCAATTCTtacttcaataattaaaaacaattctttt of the Cucumis sativus cultivar 9930 chromosome 3, Cucumber_9930_V3, whole genome shotgun sequence genome contains:
- the LOC101209307 gene encoding F-box protein PP2-A11, with amino-acid sequence MGLNFSLFFRLHNGSHPPSPSPFPGLGDLPESCAADVLKYLTPVEICVLGKMNRAFRAASWADFVWDSKLPSNYSVLVQRLIGDVALIMSKREIYTRLCRLNPLDGGNKNVWLDKYSGGICLSISSMDLRITGIDDRRYWNRISTEESRFHTVAYLQQIWWFEVGGEVEFPFPPGSYSLYFRLQLGRTSKRFGRRIYNLEHVHGWNIKPVQFQLWTSDGQHAKTQCYLEEAGKWTLHHAGNFNVDARNESTRIKFSMTQIDCTHTKGGLCLDSVLIFPVEYKQRSSQRC